One segment of Synechococcus sp. A15-24 DNA contains the following:
- a CDS encoding HupE/UreJ family protein: MTNLLASPRPLRQAAVAALALLLIASPAFAHHPFGMGDSGALTVWQGLLSGLGHPLLGPDHLLFLLALGFVGLQRPLRWVLPLLAIGLGGSLLSQFIPLPDAVAPWAEALVSLSLAVEGLIALSMAPAAWLLPLFGLHGFLLGSTIVGAEPSPLLSYFLGLLLAQGSLLLLVTAWSQGLVERLADQGRRLGAGIWIGIGMAFAWVALID, translated from the coding sequence TTGACCAATCTTCTGGCTTCTCCCCGGCCTCTGCGCCAGGCCGCCGTTGCCGCATTGGCCTTGCTATTGATCGCCAGCCCAGCCTTTGCCCACCATCCCTTCGGTATGGGCGACAGCGGTGCGCTGACCGTCTGGCAGGGACTGCTGAGTGGCCTGGGTCACCCGCTGCTGGGGCCTGACCATCTGCTGTTCCTGCTTGCCCTTGGCTTTGTTGGCCTGCAACGCCCGCTGCGCTGGGTGCTGCCGCTGTTGGCGATCGGTCTTGGCGGCAGCCTGCTGTCGCAATTCATTCCCCTGCCCGACGCAGTGGCGCCCTGGGCCGAAGCCCTGGTGTCCCTCAGCCTTGCGGTCGAAGGCCTGATCGCCCTGAGCATGGCCCCCGCCGCCTGGCTGCTGCCCCTGTTCGGCCTGCATGGTTTCCTCCTTGGCAGCACGATCGTCGGGGCGGAACCCAGCCCTCTGCTGAGCTACTTCCTGGGCCTGCTTCTGGCCCAGGGCAGCCTGTTGCTGCTCGTCACCGCCTGGTCCCAGGGCCTGGTGGAACGTCTGGCAGACCAAGGCCGGCGGCTCGGAGCTGGCATCTGGATCGGTATCGGCATGGCTTTTGCCTGGGTCGCGCTGATCGACTGA
- the psaB gene encoding photosystem I core protein PsaB, whose protein sequence is MATKFPSFSQGLAQDPTTRRIWYGIATAHDFESHDGMTEERLYQKLFSTHFGHLAIIGLWVSGNLFHIAWQGNFEQWVADPLHVRPIAHAIWDPHFGQGAIDAFTQAGASSPVNIAFSGLYHWWYTIGMRTNAELYQGSIFMMILSAWALFAGWLHLQPKFRPSLAWFKNAESRLNHHLAVLFGFSSIAWTGHLVHVAIPEARGQHVGWDNFLNVLPHPAGLGPFFTGNWGVYAENPDSLNQAFGSADGAGTAILTFLGGFHPQSEALWLTDIAHHHLAIGCIFVIAGHMYRTNFGIGHSIKEILETHNPPKGTPGDLGAGHKGLYDTINNSLHFQLGLALASLGVVTSLVVQHMYSMPSYAFIAKDYTTQAALYTHHQYIAIALMCGAFAHGAIFFIRDYDPEANKDNVLARMLEHKEAIISHLSWVSLFLGFHTLGLYVHNDVVVSFGTPEKQILVEPVFAQFVQAASGKAMYGMDVLLSNASSSASLAAQNIPGEHYWLDAINGNTDVFLPIGPGDFLVHHAIALGLHTTTLILVKGALDARGSKLMPDKKDFGYSFPCDGPGRGGTCDISAWDAFYLAVFWALNTVGWVTFYWHWKHLAIWSGNVAQFNESSTYLMGWFRDYLWLNSSQLINGYNPFGSNNLAVWAWMFLFGHLVWATGFMFLISWRGYWQELIETIVWAHQRSPIANMMGWRDKPVALSIVQARVVGLAHFSVGYVLTYAAFLIASTSGKFG, encoded by the coding sequence ATGGCAACGAAATTTCCTTCGTTCAGCCAGGGTCTGGCTCAGGACCCGACAACCCGTCGTATTTGGTACGGGATCGCCACGGCTCACGACTTCGAGAGCCATGACGGAATGACGGAGGAGCGCCTCTACCAGAAGCTCTTCTCCACCCATTTCGGTCACCTCGCGATCATCGGCCTGTGGGTTTCGGGCAACCTGTTCCACATCGCCTGGCAGGGCAACTTCGAGCAGTGGGTCGCTGACCCCCTGCACGTGCGCCCCATCGCTCACGCAATCTGGGACCCCCACTTCGGTCAAGGTGCCATTGACGCCTTCACTCAAGCGGGTGCGTCCTCACCGGTGAACATCGCCTTCTCCGGTCTGTACCACTGGTGGTACACCATCGGCATGCGCACCAACGCCGAGCTCTATCAGGGTTCCATCTTCATGATGATCCTGTCGGCCTGGGCCCTCTTCGCCGGTTGGTTGCATCTGCAGCCCAAGTTCCGCCCCTCTCTGGCCTGGTTCAAGAACGCTGAATCACGCCTGAACCATCACCTCGCCGTTCTGTTCGGCTTCAGCTCCATCGCCTGGACCGGTCACCTGGTTCACGTTGCGATCCCCGAAGCCCGCGGTCAGCACGTTGGTTGGGACAACTTCCTCAACGTTCTGCCCCACCCCGCCGGTCTTGGACCCTTCTTCACCGGCAACTGGGGTGTGTATGCCGAGAACCCTGATTCCCTGAACCAGGCCTTCGGCAGTGCCGACGGTGCAGGCACTGCGATCCTCACCTTCCTTGGCGGTTTCCATCCTCAGAGCGAAGCTCTGTGGCTCACCGACATCGCCCACCACCACCTGGCCATCGGTTGCATCTTCGTGATCGCCGGCCACATGTACCGGACCAACTTCGGGATCGGTCACTCCATCAAGGAGATCCTCGAGACCCACAACCCACCCAAGGGCACCCCTGGTGACCTCGGCGCCGGCCACAAAGGTCTTTACGACACGATCAACAACAGCCTGCACTTCCAGCTCGGCCTGGCTCTCGCCTCCCTCGGCGTGGTCACCAGCCTGGTGGTGCAGCACATGTACTCGATGCCGTCGTACGCCTTCATCGCGAAGGACTACACGACCCAGGCAGCCCTGTACACCCATCACCAGTACATCGCCATCGCCCTGATGTGCGGTGCCTTTGCCCACGGTGCGATCTTCTTCATCCGTGACTACGACCCCGAAGCCAACAAGGACAACGTCCTGGCTCGGATGCTCGAGCACAAGGAAGCGATCATCAGCCACCTGAGCTGGGTCTCCCTGTTCCTCGGTTTCCACACCCTCGGCCTCTACGTCCACAACGATGTGGTCGTCTCCTTCGGTACCCCCGAGAAGCAGATCCTGGTGGAGCCCGTGTTCGCCCAGTTCGTGCAGGCCGCCTCTGGTAAGGCCATGTACGGCATGGACGTGCTGCTCTCCAATGCCTCCAGTTCCGCCAGCCTCGCTGCGCAGAACATCCCCGGCGAGCACTACTGGCTGGATGCCATCAACGGCAACACCGACGTGTTCCTGCCCATCGGCCCTGGTGACTTCCTGGTCCACCACGCCATCGCTCTGGGTCTGCACACCACCACCCTGATCCTTGTGAAGGGTGCCCTGGATGCTCGCGGCTCCAAGCTGATGCCTGACAAGAAGGACTTCGGCTACTCCTTCCCCTGCGACGGCCCCGGCCGTGGCGGCACCTGCGACATCTCAGCCTGGGACGCCTTCTATCTGGCTGTCTTCTGGGCCCTGAACACCGTGGGTTGGGTCACCTTCTACTGGCACTGGAAGCACCTGGCCATCTGGTCCGGCAACGTGGCTCAGTTCAACGAATCCAGCACCTACCTGATGGGCTGGTTCCGCGACTACCTCTGGCTCAACTCCTCCCAGCTGATCAACGGCTACAACCCGTTCGGCAGCAACAACCTGGCCGTCTGGGCCTGGATGTTCCTGTTCGGTCACCTGGTGTGGGCCACCGGTTTCATGTTCCTGATCTCCTGGCGCGGTTACTGGCAGGAACTGATCGAGACCATCGTCTGGGCGCATCAGCGCAGCCCCATCGCCAACATGATGGGCTGGCGCGACAAGCCTGTGGCTCTCTCGATCGTTCAGGCTCGTGTTGTGGGTCTCGCCCACTTCTCGGTTGGTTACGTGCTCACGTACGCCGCCTTCCTGATCGCCTCCACTTCAGGCAAGTTCGGTTGA
- a CDS encoding efflux RND transporter permease subunit, protein MRSLSQPFLRRPVFTIVCSLLILLAGLVALTGLGLEDLPQLAPTRVSVGATFPAASPEVVEQSVTAVLEQQLNGLEGLDSISSNSRQGGASISLRFSEGDPELNAIKVQNEVNLATRRLPQAVSRQGLRVRRSSDDLLMILGFSHPPDQYVPTFLAGWLDQSLRESLLTTPGVGDVLVFGSSDLSYRLWLDPDRLEQANLTISDVSRALAEQNVLAAIGSLGASPAPDGQLISLPVDAEGRLLTQKDFENLILRRLDNGGLLRLKDVGRVELGQRSYGSQAMNLEGQRSVAVGLYQRDGANALEVSRAVKAELKRLEPSFPPGVETSMIVDVADNVQANLDRTIATLRDAVLLVLVVLVLFLGRWRLALIPGLAVPVALVGSLVLVKLSGSNLNSLILFGMVMATGIVVDDAIVVSEDIAGRIERGDAPKAAAEDAMAELAGAVVATSLVLAAVFVPVLLIPGSVGRLYQPIALAISGAILFSTLNALSFTPMACARVLDSGEGRLPGPLRRLSRGLRQGMSDLQRRYANLLERWLKRAPLVLGLLLTGLLITGAGLRAIPTAFIPNEDQSQIRGYFTLPEGASLERTVAVMDRIRAVVAEEPLIRTGNFYAGRSFGQSGEDRGSFYLRLQPLEQRSGRDQSSDAVKRRLNRAIRSQIGDARVVVTTPPTVRGFSSESGLRLELLDRSGGQLNLQEFEALAQRFINTAQASNRFERVSTRFDASSPRWRLSLDRDLLAGLDLDLNTTLRDIGTAIGGRYIDDTYEGGRIRSIYLQLDGERRAGPEDLSGLMVRNRSGELVSLENVATLTRTEGANSIRHYGLNRAITVTAVPAPGVSSGQAIQQLKAAGDAVGGNNIGLTFTGLALEEQKAARSTWVLFSLGVVVVYLLLAALYESFVDPLIILLTVPIALMGALIGLKLRGLPLDVYGQMGLLVLVSLAAKNGILIVEFANQRLNAGMNLREAILGAAVNRMRPILLTAVTSLAGFLPLLLAQGSGSASRISIGTVVFSGLLVSSWLSLFVVPTVYLLLKRWRPA, encoded by the coding sequence GTGCGGTCGCTCTCCCAGCCGTTTCTGCGCCGACCGGTCTTCACGATTGTCTGCAGCCTGCTGATCCTGCTGGCCGGCCTGGTGGCCCTCACCGGATTGGGACTTGAAGACCTGCCGCAGTTGGCACCGACCCGGGTCAGCGTTGGGGCCACCTTTCCCGCCGCGTCGCCGGAGGTGGTGGAGCAGAGCGTCACCGCCGTCCTGGAACAACAGCTCAACGGTTTGGAGGGGCTGGACAGCATCAGCTCCAACAGCCGTCAGGGCGGCGCCAGCATCAGCCTGCGTTTCAGCGAAGGCGATCCGGAGCTGAATGCCATCAAGGTGCAGAACGAGGTGAACCTCGCCACCCGCCGCCTGCCTCAGGCGGTGAGCCGTCAGGGCCTGAGGGTGCGGCGCTCCTCGGATGACCTGCTGATGATCCTTGGCTTCAGCCACCCACCTGATCAGTACGTTCCCACCTTTCTGGCCGGTTGGCTGGATCAATCCCTGCGGGAGTCGCTGCTCACCACACCTGGGGTTGGCGATGTTCTGGTGTTCGGCAGCAGTGACCTTTCCTATCGCCTCTGGCTCGATCCAGATCGGTTGGAACAAGCCAACCTGACAATCTCAGATGTCAGCCGTGCCCTGGCCGAGCAGAACGTTCTGGCTGCCATCGGCAGCCTCGGCGCTTCACCGGCACCGGACGGTCAACTGATCAGCCTGCCGGTGGATGCCGAGGGACGGCTGCTCACCCAGAAGGATTTCGAGAATCTGATCCTGCGCCGCCTCGACAACGGCGGATTGCTTCGACTCAAGGATGTGGGTCGCGTCGAGCTGGGACAGCGCAGCTACGGAAGCCAGGCCATGAATCTCGAGGGGCAGCGCTCCGTGGCCGTGGGGCTCTATCAGCGTGATGGGGCCAATGCCCTGGAGGTGAGTCGAGCTGTCAAAGCAGAACTGAAGCGACTGGAGCCCAGCTTCCCGCCCGGTGTTGAGACATCGATGATCGTGGATGTGGCTGACAACGTGCAGGCCAACCTCGATCGCACCATCGCCACCCTGCGTGATGCCGTGCTGCTAGTGCTTGTCGTGCTGGTGCTGTTCCTGGGACGCTGGCGCCTGGCCCTGATCCCCGGTCTTGCCGTGCCGGTGGCACTGGTGGGGAGCCTGGTACTGGTGAAGCTGAGCGGCTCGAACCTCAACAGCCTGATTCTGTTTGGGATGGTGATGGCCACCGGCATCGTCGTCGATGACGCAATCGTGGTGAGCGAAGACATCGCCGGTCGGATCGAACGGGGGGATGCCCCAAAAGCTGCGGCGGAAGACGCCATGGCCGAACTGGCCGGAGCGGTTGTGGCCACCTCCCTTGTGCTGGCCGCAGTGTTCGTACCGGTGCTGCTGATCCCCGGCTCCGTGGGACGGCTGTATCAACCGATTGCCCTGGCCATCAGCGGCGCGATTCTGTTCTCCACCCTCAACGCCCTCTCCTTCACCCCCATGGCCTGTGCCCGGGTGCTGGACTCCGGAGAAGGGCGATTGCCGGGTCCGCTGCGGCGCCTGAGCAGAGGGCTCAGGCAAGGCATGAGCGACCTGCAACGGCGCTACGCCAATTTGCTGGAGCGCTGGTTAAAGCGCGCACCGCTGGTTCTGGGCCTGCTGTTGACGGGACTGCTCATCACCGGCGCTGGGCTGAGGGCGATACCCACCGCCTTCATCCCCAACGAAGACCAGAGCCAGATCCGCGGCTACTTCACCCTGCCGGAAGGGGCCAGCCTGGAACGCACGGTGGCGGTTATGGACCGCATCCGTGCCGTGGTGGCAGAAGAACCGTTGATACGCACGGGCAACTTCTACGCCGGCCGATCCTTCGGCCAGAGCGGCGAAGACCGTGGCTCGTTCTATCTGCGGCTTCAGCCGCTGGAGCAGCGCTCCGGTCGTGATCAGAGCAGTGACGCCGTCAAACGACGACTGAACCGCGCCATCCGCAGCCAGATCGGCGACGCCCGTGTCGTAGTCACGACCCCACCAACCGTACGGGGCTTCAGCAGTGAATCCGGCTTGAGGCTGGAACTGCTGGACCGCAGCGGCGGGCAGCTCAACCTGCAGGAGTTCGAAGCCCTGGCGCAGCGCTTCATCAACACCGCCCAAGCCAGCAACCGCTTTGAACGGGTGAGCACCCGCTTCGATGCCAGCTCCCCCCGCTGGCGCCTCAGTCTTGATCGGGATCTTCTTGCTGGCCTCGACCTCGATCTCAACACCACCCTGCGCGACATCGGCACGGCCATCGGCGGCCGCTACATCGACGACACCTACGAGGGGGGGCGCATCCGCAGCATCTATCTGCAGTTGGACGGAGAGCGTCGAGCCGGCCCGGAGGACCTCAGCGGCTTGATGGTGCGCAACCGCAGCGGAGAGCTGGTCTCTTTGGAGAACGTGGCCACCCTGACCCGAACGGAAGGGGCCAACAGCATTCGCCACTATGGCCTCAACCGGGCCATCACGGTCACGGCGGTGCCGGCCCCTGGGGTGAGCAGCGGTCAGGCGATTCAGCAACTCAAGGCCGCTGGCGATGCGGTGGGGGGCAACAACATCGGGCTGACCTTCACGGGCCTGGCCCTGGAAGAGCAAAAGGCAGCCCGCTCAACCTGGGTGCTGTTCAGCCTCGGGGTGGTGGTGGTGTATCTGCTGCTGGCGGCGCTCTACGAAAGCTTTGTGGATCCGCTGATCATTTTGCTCACGGTGCCCATTGCCCTGATGGGGGCGCTGATCGGGCTGAAATTGCGCGGTCTGCCCCTGGATGTCTACGGACAGATGGGACTGCTGGTGTTGGTGAGCCTGGCGGCCAAGAACGGCATCCTGATTGTCGAATTCGCGAACCAACGGCTCAACGCCGGCATGAACCTGCGTGAGGCGATCCTCGGCGCCGCCGTGAACCGAATGCGGCCGATCCTGCTCACAGCAGTCACCTCCCTGGCCGGCTTTCTACCGCTGCTGCTGGCCCAGGGCAGCGGTTCCGCCAGCCGGATCAGCATTGGCACGGTGGTGTTCAGCGGCCTGCTGGTCTCCTCTTGGCTGTCCTTGTTTGTGGTGCCGACGGTGTATTTGTTGCTGAAACGCTGGCGTCCGGCATGA
- the cobJ gene encoding precorrin-3B C(17)-methyltransferase → MKELLFGHWRVEQTLLFIGAVGAVTRLIAPLIQGKERDPAVLVLDPKGWWVIPLLGGHSSGAEQRARELAGMLQASAVLTGACATEDRLALDAFGEGWGWRRAGSSTAWRQLMQQQACSERLTVAQTSGATDWQRQHPALESVTSANEAQLSIGAANQAPCRWHPASLWLGVGCERNTSLALVQRAIREVLAQAGLAEAAVAGLASIDRKADEPALLELSEQWQWPFRTYDATALGTVEVPTPSDVVLAEMGTASVAEAAALLVAGEGAVLRQNKVIRHAATGEQGAVTVAVAEAKLPFAPSRGELHLIGSGPGDLSLLSGDARQALARCTAWVGYGLYLDLLEPLRQVHQVRLDGQLTREWERCAQALSLAQQGARVALISSGDSGIYGMAGLALELWLQQPEQDRPSFQVHPGISALQLAAARVGAPLMHDFCTVSLSDRLTPWPVIEQRLRAAGSGDFVVALYNPRSKGRDWQLAKARDLLLEHRRGETPVLLARQLGRSDESQQLTDLSSLEPDQVDMLTVVLIGNSSSYARDGRIVTPRGYPGATLP, encoded by the coding sequence ATCAAGGAGCTGCTCTTTGGCCACTGGCGGGTTGAACAAACGTTGTTGTTCATTGGCGCGGTTGGTGCTGTGACCCGGCTGATCGCCCCTCTGATCCAAGGCAAGGAGCGGGATCCAGCCGTTCTCGTGCTGGATCCGAAGGGATGGTGGGTCATCCCCTTGCTGGGGGGCCACAGCAGTGGTGCTGAGCAACGGGCGCGGGAACTGGCAGGGATGCTGCAGGCCAGCGCCGTCCTGACCGGAGCCTGTGCCACAGAGGATCGCCTGGCGCTCGATGCCTTCGGTGAGGGCTGGGGCTGGCGGCGCGCTGGCAGCAGCACTGCCTGGCGGCAGTTGATGCAGCAACAGGCGTGCTCGGAACGGCTGACCGTCGCCCAGACCTCTGGTGCTACCGATTGGCAGCGCCAACATCCCGCGCTGGAGAGCGTGACCAGTGCGAACGAGGCACAGCTCAGCATCGGCGCCGCCAACCAGGCCCCCTGCCGCTGGCATCCCGCCAGCCTCTGGCTGGGGGTGGGCTGTGAACGCAACACCAGTCTGGCGTTGGTGCAACGGGCGATCCGGGAGGTCCTGGCTCAGGCGGGACTGGCTGAAGCAGCAGTCGCCGGCCTGGCAAGCATCGATCGCAAAGCGGATGAGCCAGCCCTGCTGGAGCTGAGCGAGCAATGGCAATGGCCCTTCCGCACCTACGACGCAACGGCGCTTGGAACGGTCGAGGTGCCAACCCCATCGGACGTGGTGCTCGCCGAGATGGGCACCGCCTCGGTGGCGGAGGCAGCCGCTCTGCTGGTAGCCGGAGAGGGGGCTGTCCTGCGCCAAAACAAAGTGATTCGCCATGCCGCCACCGGGGAACAGGGCGCGGTGACCGTGGCGGTTGCCGAAGCCAAGCTCCCCTTCGCCCCATCGCGGGGGGAACTGCATCTGATCGGCAGTGGCCCTGGGGATTTATCGCTGCTCAGTGGTGACGCCCGCCAAGCCCTCGCCCGTTGCACGGCGTGGGTGGGCTACGGGCTTTATCTCGACCTGCTGGAGCCGTTGCGACAGGTGCATCAGGTGCGTCTGGACGGCCAGCTCACCCGTGAATGGGAACGCTGCGCTCAGGCTCTCAGCTTGGCTCAACAGGGAGCGCGGGTCGCCCTGATCTCCTCAGGAGACAGTGGGATCTACGGCATGGCCGGGCTGGCCCTGGAGTTGTGGCTGCAGCAGCCGGAACAGGATCGGCCGAGCTTTCAGGTGCATCCGGGCATCTCAGCCCTGCAGCTGGCGGCAGCCCGTGTGGGAGCACCCTTGATGCACGACTTCTGCACGGTGAGCCTCAGTGATCGACTGACCCCCTGGCCCGTCATTGAGCAACGGCTGCGGGCCGCGGGGTCAGGGGATTTCGTCGTGGCGTTGTACAACCCACGGTCCAAGGGCCGCGACTGGCAACTGGCCAAGGCGCGGGACCTATTGCTGGAACACCGCAGGGGCGAAACGCCAGTGCTATTAGCCCGGCAGCTGGGACGCAGCGATGAATCGCAGCAACTCACCGATCTCAGCAGCCTGGAGCCTGATCAGGTGGACATGCTCACCGTGGTGTTGATCGGCAACAGCAGCAGCTACGCCCGCGATGGTCGGATAGTGACACCCAGGGGATATCCCGGTGCCACCCTTCCGTGA
- a CDS encoding DUF3598 family protein, which translates to MTSRQWSHFLLNRGIWQGSFDTLDRSLELRRRQPSQLTLAGDDALVELELLFWPDALDGQRQGDPVKRIAQSFHQVDSELGFFSSGSFSRGSLFISSWSRPYAEFGFLWRDRRHRLVLLWDGSGRFDHPVLIREHRAGVHAHEAPPLTAEQLLGDWCGQQTLLERDRSAVDSVITPHKLQITNDMVQGLRWLPDGGAFRAPEQVRAGSGFAIEAWWCPCPERLERIQRCYDAFGSWIASRNVLLQR; encoded by the coding sequence GTGACGTCACGCCAATGGAGTCACTTTTTGCTCAACCGCGGCATCTGGCAGGGCAGCTTCGACACGCTGGACCGGAGTCTGGAGTTGAGACGGCGGCAGCCATCGCAACTCACCCTTGCGGGGGACGACGCCCTTGTGGAGCTGGAGTTGCTGTTCTGGCCTGATGCTCTCGATGGCCAACGTCAGGGCGATCCGGTGAAGCGGATCGCTCAGTCCTTCCATCAGGTGGATTCTGAGCTGGGTTTCTTCTCCAGCGGCAGCTTTTCACGGGGTTCCCTGTTCATCTCCTCCTGGTCCAGGCCCTATGCCGAATTCGGATTCCTCTGGCGAGATCGCCGCCATCGCCTGGTGTTGCTCTGGGATGGAAGCGGTCGCTTTGATCACCCGGTTCTGATTCGCGAACACCGTGCCGGTGTCCATGCCCATGAAGCACCTCCCCTGACGGCGGAGCAGCTTCTGGGCGATTGGTGTGGACAGCAGACGTTGCTGGAGCGGGACCGCTCAGCGGTCGATTCTGTCATCACGCCCCATAAACTGCAGATCACCAACGACATGGTGCAAGGCCTGCGCTGGCTCCCTGATGGTGGCGCCTTCCGCGCCCCCGAACAGGTCAGGGCTGGCAGCGGCTTTGCCATCGAGGCCTGGTGGTGTCCCTGTCCTGAGCGGTTGGAGCGTATTCAGCGCTGCTATGACGCGTTCGGCAGTTGGATCGCCAGCCGCAATGTTCTGTTGCAGCGTTAA
- the psaA gene encoding photosystem I core protein PsaA, whose amino-acid sequence MTISPPERGSDAKSQVEKVDNPATFELFGKPGHFDRALAKGPKTTSWVWNLHANAHDFDAHTSDLQEVSRRIFSAHFGHLAVIFIWLSGAFFHGARFSNYSGWLADPTHVKPSAQVVWPIFGQEILNGDMGAGFQGIQITSGLFHVWRGWGITSETQLMALAIGALVMAGLMLNAGVFHYHKAAPKLEWFQNVESMLNHHLAGLLGLGSLSWAGHLIHVSAPVSKLMDAIDAGQPLVLDGKTIATVADIPLPHEFFNQDLLAQLYPGIGAGIGAFFSGNWAAYSDFLTFKGGLNPVTGSLWMTDIAHHHVAIAVLFIVAGHMYRTNWGIGHSIKEIHEGQKGDPLLFPAPNGHDGLYEFLTTSWHAQLGLNLAMLGSLSIIVAQHMYAMPPYAYMAVDYPTQIGLFTHHMWIGGFLIVGGAAHAAIAMVRDYDPAKHIDNVLDRVLKARDAIISHLNWVCIWLGAHSFGLYIHNDTMRALGRPQDMFSDSAISIQPIFAQWIQNAHAAAAGSTAPNALAGVSEVFNGSVVAVGGKVAAAPMPLGTADFMVHHIHAFTIHVTVLILLKGVLYARSSRLIPDKANLGFRFSCDGPGRGGTCQVSAWDHVFLGLFWMYNSLSIVIFHFSWKMQSDIWGTVNADGSVAHITNGNFAQSAITINGWLRDYLWAQAVQVINSYGSNTSAYGIMFLGAHFIWAFSLMFLFSGRGYWQELIESIVWAHNKLKVAPAIQPRALSIIQGRAVGVAHYLLGGIATTWAFFHAHILVVG is encoded by the coding sequence ATGACCATCAGCCCACCTGAGCGTGGGAGTGACGCGAAGAGCCAGGTCGAAAAGGTTGACAATCCAGCAACCTTCGAGCTGTTCGGCAAGCCCGGACACTTCGACCGCGCCCTCGCGAAGGGTCCCAAAACCACATCCTGGGTTTGGAACCTTCACGCCAACGCTCACGACTTCGACGCCCACACGAGTGACCTCCAGGAGGTTTCTCGGCGGATCTTCTCCGCACACTTCGGCCACCTGGCCGTCATCTTTATCTGGCTGAGCGGCGCCTTCTTCCATGGTGCCCGCTTCTCCAACTATTCCGGTTGGCTTGCTGATCCCACCCACGTGAAGCCCAGTGCTCAGGTGGTGTGGCCGATCTTCGGCCAGGAAATTCTCAATGGTGATATGGGTGCCGGCTTCCAAGGCATTCAGATCACTTCAGGTCTGTTCCACGTCTGGCGTGGATGGGGCATCACCAGCGAAACCCAGCTCATGGCTCTGGCCATCGGTGCCCTGGTGATGGCCGGCCTGATGCTCAACGCTGGTGTTTTCCACTACCACAAGGCTGCGCCGAAGCTGGAGTGGTTCCAGAACGTTGAGTCAATGCTGAACCACCACCTGGCAGGTCTGCTGGGTCTCGGTTCACTGTCCTGGGCAGGCCACCTCATCCACGTGTCCGCTCCCGTCAGCAAGCTGATGGATGCGATTGACGCCGGCCAGCCACTGGTGCTCGATGGCAAGACCATCGCCACCGTGGCGGACATCCCCCTGCCGCACGAGTTCTTCAACCAGGACCTGCTGGCTCAGCTCTATCCCGGCATCGGTGCAGGGATCGGAGCCTTCTTCTCCGGTAACTGGGCTGCCTACAGCGACTTCCTCACCTTCAAGGGTGGACTGAATCCTGTGACCGGCAGTCTCTGGATGACCGACATCGCCCATCACCACGTGGCGATCGCCGTCCTGTTCATCGTCGCTGGTCACATGTACCGGACGAACTGGGGTATCGGTCACTCCATCAAGGAGATCCATGAAGGTCAGAAGGGTGATCCCCTGCTGTTCCCGGCTCCAAATGGTCACGACGGTCTCTATGAATTCCTGACGACCTCCTGGCACGCCCAGCTGGGCCTGAACCTGGCGATGCTCGGCTCTCTGAGCATCATCGTGGCTCAGCACATGTACGCCATGCCTCCCTATGCGTACATGGCCGTTGATTACCCGACCCAGATTGGTCTGTTCACCCACCACATGTGGATCGGTGGATTCCTGATCGTCGGTGGCGCTGCTCACGCGGCCATCGCCATGGTGCGTGACTACGACCCTGCCAAGCACATCGACAACGTGCTGGACCGGGTGCTCAAGGCCCGGGACGCCATCATCAGCCACCTCAACTGGGTGTGCATCTGGCTCGGAGCCCACAGCTTCGGCCTCTACATCCACAACGACACCATGCGTGCCCTGGGGCGTCCCCAGGACATGTTCAGCGACTCGGCGATTTCAATTCAGCCGATCTTCGCCCAGTGGATCCAGAACGCCCACGCTGCAGCAGCCGGAAGCACCGCTCCGAATGCCCTCGCTGGTGTGAGCGAAGTGTTCAACGGCTCTGTTGTGGCCGTCGGCGGCAAGGTCGCCGCGGCTCCCATGCCGCTCGGCACTGCCGACTTCATGGTCCACCACATCCATGCCTTCACGATCCACGTGACGGTGTTGATCCTGCTGAAGGGTGTGCTCTACGCCCGCAGCTCCCGTCTGATTCCAGACAAGGCCAACCTGGGCTTCCGCTTCTCCTGCGACGGCCCCGGTCGCGGTGGCACCTGTCAGGTGTCCGCTTGGGACCACGTGTTCCTGGGTCTGTTCTGGATGTACAACTCCCTGTCGATCGTGATCTTCCACTTCTCATGGAAGATGCAGAGCGACATCTGGGGAACGGTGAACGCCGACGGTTCCGTCGCGCACATCACCAACGGCAACTTTGCCCAGAGCGCCATCACCATCAATGGTTGGCTGCGTGACTACCTGTGGGCTCAGGCCGTTCAGGTGATCAACAGCTACGGCTCGAACACCAGTGCTTACGGAATCATGTTCCTGGGTGCTCACTTCATCTGGGCCTTCAGCCTGATGTTCCTGTTCAGCGGCCGCGGCTACTGGCAGGAGCTGATCGAGTCCATCGTCTGGGCTCACAACAAGCTGAAGGTGGCTCCGGCCATCCAGCCCCGTGCGCTGTCCATCATCCAAGGCCGTGCCGTGGGTGTCGCCCACTATCTGCTGGGCGGAATTGCGACCACGTGGGCCTTCTTCCACGCCCACATTCTTGTGGTCGGCTGA